One Stigmatopora nigra isolate UIUO_SnigA chromosome 1, RoL_Snig_1.1, whole genome shotgun sequence DNA segment encodes these proteins:
- the LOC144193903 gene encoding solute carrier family 2, facilitated glucose transporter member 1-like: MELIGEMTPQLMMAVGTAVIGSLQFGYNTGVINAPQNIIENFYNETWTDRFLEPISQSTLTALWSISVAIFSVGGMIGSFSVSLFVNRFGRRNSMLIANVLAVIAALLMSFSKLAASWELLITGRFIVGLYSGMSTGFVPMYVEEISPTSLRGAMGTLHQLGVVIGILLAQILGIESIMGNASLWPLLLGFTLLPAILQSILLPLCPESPRYLLINCNEESKAANVLVKLRGSADVSEDMMEMKEESRKMMVEKKVTIAELVRSPIYRQPLLVAVMLQLSQQLSGINAVFYYSTGIFARAGVSQPVYATIGAGVVNTAFTVVSLFVVERIGRRPLHLTGLLGMAFSAVALTIAMALCDQHSWMSYVSIVAIFVFVAFFEIGPGPIPWFIAAELFSQGPRPAAIALAGFSNWSANFLVGMSFPYVEQLCGPYVFMIFTILLLGFFVFTYFKVPETKGRTFDEISAGFRKGNAGHSCDKYSASEEFNTLRGDDPDL, encoded by the exons ATGGAGTTGATTGGAGAG ATGACACCCCAGCTCATGATGGCCGTAGGCACAGCAGTGATTGGATCTCTCCAGTTTGGCTACAACACCGGTGTCATCAATGCCCCTCAAAAT ATCATTGAAAATTTCTACAATGAGACATGGACCGACAGGTTTTTGGAGCCCATCTCTCAGAGTACactcacagctctgtggtccaTCTCTGTGGCAATCTTCTCTGTGGGTGGAATGATTGGTTCCTTCTCGGTGAGCCTCTTTGTCAACCGCTTTGGCAG GCGCAACTCCATGCTCATAGCCAACGTGCTTGCCGTTATCGCTGCTTTGTTAATGAGCTTCTCCAAGCTGGCTGCTTCATGGGAACTACTCATCACTGGGCGCTTCATTGTTGGTTTATATTCCGGAATGTCTACTGGATTTGTGCCCATGTATGTTGAGGAAATCTCCCCTACTTCTCTTCGCGGCGCAATGGGCACCCTGCATCAGCTAGGTGTCGTCATCGGCATCCTTTTGGCACAG ATTTTGGGAATAGAATCCATCATGGGGAATGCCTCCCTCTGGCCTCTGTTGTTGGGGTTCACTCTTCTCCCAGCCATTCTGCAGTCAATCCTGCTGCCCCTTTGCCCGGAAAGCCCACGATATCTCCTCATCAACTGCAATGAGGAGAGCAAAGCCGCCAATG TATTAGTGAAGTTGCGCGGGAGCGCCGACGTGAGCGAGGACATGATGGAGATGAAGGAGGAGAGTCGAAAGATGATGGTGGAGAAGAAAGTCACCATTGCGGAGCTTGTGCGCTCTCCCATTTATCGGCAGCCTCTACTTGTTGCCGTGATGCTACAGCTTTCACAGCAACTTTCTGGAATCAACGCT GTGTTCTATTATTCTACCGGGATCTTTGCAAGAGCTGGTGTGTCCCAGCCTGTGTATGCAACCATAGGAGCAGGAGTTGTAAACACGGCATTCACTGTGGTTTCT TTGTTTGTGGTGGAGCGAATCGGCAGAAGACCCCTGCACTTGACTGGTTTATTGGGAATGGCATTTTCTGCAGTTGCTCTAACAATTGCAATGGCGTTGTGT GATCAACACAGCTGGATGTCCTACGTGAGCATTGTGGCCATATTTGTCTTTGTAGCCTTTTTTGAAATCGGGCCAGGCCCAATCCCGTGGTTCATTGCGGCAGAACTCTTCAGTCAAGGGCCCCGGCCGGCTGCCATCGCACTCGCTGGCTTCTCTAATTGGTCTGCCAATTTTTTAGTTGGCATGTCCTTTCCGTATGTTGAG CAACTCTGTGGACCTTACGTCTTCATGATATTCACCATTCTACTGTTGGGCTTCTTTGTTTTCACCTACTTTAAGGTGCCCGAAACCAAGGGACGAACTTTTGATGAGATTTCTGCTGGTTTTCGAAAGGGAAATGCAGGCCACAGTTGCGATAAATACTCGGCTTCTGAGGAGTTCAACACACTCAGAGGGGATGATCCTGATCTTTGA